In Eubalaena glacialis isolate mEubGla1 chromosome 3, mEubGla1.1.hap2.+ XY, whole genome shotgun sequence, the following are encoded in one genomic region:
- the CFAP276 gene encoding cilia- and flagella-associated protein 276 isoform X2, whose protein sequence is MPLTRDPFQNPTLDNDDSYLGKPRASEIPKDDLDFRLAALYNHHTGTFKSKSETLIHQETIQDTHGIKIQFPGEFLSPPQPPPITSRANIRHWINPKKESIHSIQGSIVSPHTAATNGGYSRKNDGGFFST, encoded by the exons ATGCCTCTCACCCGAGACCCTTTCCAGAATCCTACGTTGGATAACGATGATTCCTACTTGGGAAAACCGCGGGCTTCCGAG ATACCGAAGGATGATCTGGATTTCCGATTAGCAGCCTTGTACAACCACCACACAGGGACGTTCAAGAGCAAAAGTGAGACACTGATACACCAGGAGACCATTCAGGATACCCATGG AATCAAGATCCAATtccctggagaatttttatccCCTCCCCAGCCACCCCCCATCACTTCCCGAGCTAACATCAGACACTGGATCAACCCTAAGAAGGAGTCTATTCACAGCATCCAGGGATCCATAG tgTCCCCTCACACTGCAGCCACCAATGGAGGGTATTCCCGAAAGAATGATGGTGGCTTCTTCTCCACCTAA
- the CFAP276 gene encoding cilia- and flagella-associated protein 276 isoform X1: MPLTRDPFQNPTLDNDDSYLGKPRASEKLPYKNPTHLAQQQEPWCRLSSTPTITSMRQDVYFFDPEIPKDDLDFRLAALYNHHTGTFKSKSETLIHQETIQDTHGIKIQFPGEFLSPPQPPPITSRANIRHWINPKKESIHSIQGSIVSPHTAATNGGYSRKNDGGFFST, encoded by the exons ATGCCTCTCACCCGAGACCCTTTCCAGAATCCTACGTTGGATAACGATGATTCCTACTTGGGAAAACCGCGGGCTTCCGAG AAACTGCCATATAAGAACCCAACTCACCTTGCTCAGCAACAGGAACCCTGGTGTCGACTCAGCTCAACTCCCACAATCACGTCCATGAGGCaggatgtttatttttttgatcctGAG ATACCGAAGGATGATCTGGATTTCCGATTAGCAGCCTTGTACAACCACCACACAGGGACGTTCAAGAGCAAAAGTGAGACACTGATACACCAGGAGACCATTCAGGATACCCATGG AATCAAGATCCAATtccctggagaatttttatccCCTCCCCAGCCACCCCCCATCACTTCCCGAGCTAACATCAGACACTGGATCAACCCTAAGAAGGAGTCTATTCACAGCATCCAGGGATCCATAG tgTCCCCTCACACTGCAGCCACCAATGGAGGGTATTCCCGAAAGAATGATGGTGGCTTCTTCTCCACCTAA